The following coding sequences lie in one Arabidopsis thaliana chromosome 3, partial sequence genomic window:
- the TRM6 gene encoding serine-rich adhesin for platelets-like protein (unknown protein; FUNCTIONS IN: molecular_function unknown; INVOLVED IN: biological_process unknown; LOCATED IN: membrane; EXPRESSED IN: 17 plant structures; EXPRESSED DURING: 10 growth stages; BEST Arabidopsis thaliana protein match is: unknown protein (TAIR:AT5G26910.3); Has 35333 Blast hits to 34131 proteins in 2444 species: Archae - 798; Bacteria - 22429; Metazoa - 974; Fungi - 991; Plants - 531; Viruses - 0; Other Eukaryotes - 9610 (source: NCBI BLink).), with translation MGLESIPVPNALEPRRNPDFDPYFLRSSRKASTWDAYENLGYVNLRSDYDGISWDHLDSRMNKECNRPIDRFQTETLPPRSAKPIPVTHNRLLSPIRSPGFVQSRNPASVMEEASRMIEPSPRVVAKTRFSSSDSSSSLPMKIRDLKEKLEASQKGQSPQISNGTCNNKCFRGKQDEKRTTLPLKTQERNNLLGESRFGGSKGKVKPPSVSAHAKANTIHKRDSSMLSNGYRDQKKKVETKNRIVKSGLKESSASTRKTVDKPNNQKQNQFAETSVSNQRGRKVMKKVNKVLVENGTTTKKPGFTATSAKKSTSSSLSRKKNLSRSKKPANGVQEAGVNSDKRIKKGEKVIKCNITVDGGLKTGDDDRKKDMDVISFTFSSPIKGLSSDSQYFLKKNDQDAESALCFNKIDSDSLNFLLEKKLRELTSKMESSCSSLTQEEESSGSITKDWVNGTRSLPSDDQDNGLSESESDSDYSSSFYKKKIFQAEDDEEVNSFSTAENLQISCSTSFSSSRNDYHHNIEETELSESVALSEAEEGHDWELEYITEIIASGQLMIKEFSLGMATDILPLSLFDETEGKRDARGKIERKTLFDLVNQWLTLKCEQMFMGTCKGVLGKQDIFLERREILADQVLKEAQGLKKMREMMMDELVDNDMSSCEGKWLDYMRETYEEGIEIEEEIVSELVDDLINDLIMCC, from the exons ATGGGTTTAGAGTCTATACCTGTACCAAATGCCTTGGAGCCCCGGCGTAATCCTGATTTTGATCCATACTTCCTCAGATCCTCACGCAAGGCAAGCACATGGGATGCATATGAGAATTTGGGTTATGTAAATCTCCGCAGTGACTATGATGGTATTTCTTGGGACCATTTGGATTCAAGAATGAACAAGGAGTGTAACCGGCCTATCGACCGCTTTCAAACCGAAACGTTACCTCCAAGGTCGGCTAAACCAATCCCTGTCACCCACAATAGGCTCTTGTCTCCTATCCGGAGTCCTGGGTTTGTTCAGTCCAGGAACCCTGCTTCTGTAATGGAAGAAGCTTCGAGAATGATTGAACCAAGTCCTCGGGTAGTTGCTAAAACACGGTTTTCATCATCTGATTCCTCTTCATCACTTCCAATGAAAATCAgagatttgaaagagaaactAGAAGCTTCACAGAAAGGACAAAGCCCTCAAATCTCAAATGGCACTTGCAATAATAAGTGCTTCAGAGGAAAGCAAGATGAAAAGAGAACTACATTACCACTCAAGACACAAGAGCGAAATAATTTATTGGGAGAAAGCAGGTTTGGTGGTTCGAAGGGTAAAGTGAAGCCGCCCTCTGTATCTGCACATGCAAAGGCCAATACTATTCACAAGCGAGACAGTTCAATGCTCTCAAATGGCTACAGagaccaaaagaagaaggtggaaaCTAAGAACCGCATAGTAAAAAGTGGTCTTAAAGAATCTTCTGCTAGCACTAGGAAAACCGTTGATAAGCCAAATAACCAGAAACAGAACCAATTTGCTGAAACGTCTGTTTCAAATCAGAGAGGCAGAaaagtgatgaagaaagtaaacaaagtTTTGGTGGAAAACGGAACTACAACTAAGAAGCCTGGTTTTACAGCAACATCAGCGAAAAAGAgcacttcttcatctttgtccCGCAAAAAGAATCTTTCCCGCAGCAAAAAACCGGCAAATGGGGTGCAAGAAGCTGGAGTTAACAGTGATAAACGGATCAAAAAGGGTGAGAAGGTGATAAAATGTAACATCACCGTCGATGGCGGGTTGAAGACAGGGGACGATGATCGAAAGAAGGACATGGATGTGATTTCGTTCACTTTCTCATCCCCGATCAAAGGTTTATCATCAGATTCGcaatactttttaaaaaagaatgatcAAGATGCAGAGTCAGCACTTTGTTTCAATAAGATAGATAGTGATTCTCTAAATTTTCTGTTGGAGAAAAAGCTCAGAGAACTAACCTCTAAGATGGAGTCATCTTGCAGTAGTCTGACCCAAGAAGAAGAGTCTTCGGGTTCCATTACAAAGGATTGGGTGAATGGGACAAGATCATTGCCGTCAGATGATCAGGATAACGGTTTATCAGAAAGCGAATCTGATTCTGACTATAGTAGTTCAttctacaaaaagaaaatattccaG gcagaagatgatgaggaagtTAACAGTTTCAGCACTGCCGAAAATCTCCAAATCTCCTGCAGCACGAGTTTCTCAAGTTCACGCAATGATTATCACCATAACATTGAAGAAACCGAACTCTCAGAATCTGTTGCTTTATCAGAAGCTGAAGAAGGTCATGACTGGGAGCTCGAGTACATAACGGAGATCATTGCCTCTGGCCAACTGATGATTAAAGAATTCTCCTTGGGGATGGCTACTGATATATTACCTCTGAGCTTATTCGATGAAACCGAAGGCAAGAGAGATGCTCGGGGAAAGATCGAGAGAAAAACACTGTTTGACTTGGTGAATCAGTGGTTAACACTCAAATGCGAGCAGATGTTCATGGGAACCTGCAAAGGAGTGTTGGGGAAACAAGACATTTTTCTTGAAAGGAGAGAGATTTTGGCAGACCAAGTGTTGAAAGAGGCTCAgggattgaagaagatgagagagatgatgatggatgAGCTAGTTGACAATGACATGAGTAGTTGTGAAGGGAAATGGCTTGATTACATGAGAGAGACTTACGAAGAAGGAattgagattgaagaagagattgtgTCCGAATTAGTTGATGACTTAATTAATGATCTTATCATGTGTTGTTGA
- a CDS encoding uncharacterized protein (unknown protein; BEST Arabidopsis thaliana protein match is: unknown protein (TAIR:AT1G54300.1); Has 105 Blast hits to 105 proteins in 16 species: Archae - 0; Bacteria - 0; Metazoa - 0; Fungi - 0; Plants - 99; Viruses - 0; Other Eukaryotes - 6 (source: NCBI BLink).) produces MSMKRSREESQGGGNHNRFVDEGPRLNLPLTKTPELINKIESYLKVHYTCPHQQTENSSKTSTLPKSPEKLKAMNFPISTIKIGDCVFVAKNPDDIVAKFYFAKKKLLWEFLFGEPVANMPRLKSKIEIQWNDVSSFEESINSRDETGILKIELKKRPTFFTETNPQAGKHTQWKQLDYDFTGDQASYYRRHTLHFPPGVLQKNLEKLLTDSFWSKLYKVPFPVHESLYFDIGFENNNSSNGHSKTVGFNVNNGLQHDFSQVRDLKERKKIITLIGIGGVGEGEGNFSMANGGWQRNSYSHVNSLNYNTDNGLLGMQAIPPSSQVANEHYNNTQNDYTGSQFGYRMNQDEIQKMQRIGKILESQAYAVPDTQTKLTSSGMNNGPMYPPAGSYLESRLLEEWYEHTRRFQQ; encoded by the exons ATGTCCATGAAGAGATCACGAGAAGAATCTCAAGGTGGCGGCAACCATAACAGATTTGTTGATGAG GGACCACGTCTAAACTTGCCTCTAACAAAAACTCCGGAACTTATCAACAAGATTGAAAGTTACCTCAAAGTACACTACACATGTCCTCATCAACAAACAGAGAACTCATCAAAGACATCAACTCTTCCCAAGTCTCCTGAGAAACTAAAAGCTATGAATTTCCCAATCTCCACGATCAAGATTGGCGACTGTGTCTTCGTTGCCAAAAACCCTGATGACATTGTGGCCAAATTCTATTttgcaaagaagaaacttttatGGGAGTTTCTCTTCGGAGAACCAGTGGCTAACATGCCGAGGCTGAAGAGTAAGATCGAGATTCAATGGAATGATGTCTCATCTTTTGAAGAGAGTATTAATTCACGTGATGAAACTGGAATCCTCAAAATCGAG TTGAAAAAACGTCCAACATTCTTCACAGAGACTAATCCACAGGCAGGAAAACACACTCAATGGAAACAATTGGATTACGATTTCACCGGAGATCAGGCTTCTTATTACAG GAGACATACACTTCATTTTCCTCCCGGAGTTCTGCAAAAGAACTTGGAGAAGCTTCTGACCGACAGCTTCTGGTCCAAACTCTATAAAGTCCCTTTCCCGGTACATGAATCTCTTTACTTCGATATTGGCTTTGAAAACAACAACTCATCTAACGGCCACAGCAAGACAGTTGGCTTCAACGTCAACAATGGCCTTCAACATGACTTTTCTCAAG tgAGAGacttaaaagaaagaaaaaaaatcattactttgATAGGAATTGGTGGCGTGGGAGAGGGAGAAGGAAACTTTAGCATGGCTAACGGTGGATGGCAAAGAAACTCATATAGTCATGTCAATAGTCTGAATTATAACACTGATAATGGGTTGCTTGGGATGCAAGCTATCCCACCATCGTCTCAGGTGGCTAACGAGCATTATAATAACACGCAAAACGATTACACCGGCTCACAGTTTGGTTATCGGATGAACCAAGACGAGATCCAAAAGATGCAAAGAATAGGGAAGATACTTGAGAGTCAAGCATATGCAGTACCTGATACACAAACTAAATTGACGTCTTCAGGCATGAACAATGGCCCAATGTATCCTCCGGCTGGATCGTATCTAGAAAGCAGATTGCTTGAAGAATGGTATGAACATACAAGAAGATTTCAGCAGTAG
- a CDS encoding C2H2 and C2HC zinc fingers superfamily protein (C2H2 and C2HC zinc fingers superfamily protein; FUNCTIONS IN: zinc ion binding, nucleic acid binding; INVOLVED IN: biological_process unknown; LOCATED IN: intracellular; EXPRESSED IN: 24 plant structures; EXPRESSED DURING: 15 growth stages; CONTAINS InterPro DOMAIN/s: Zinc finger, C2H2-like (InterPro:IPR015880), Zinc finger, U1-type (InterPro:IPR003604), Zinc finger, double-stranded RNA binding (InterPro:IPR022755); Has 718 Blast hits to 676 proteins in 204 species: Archae - 2; Bacteria - 14; Metazoa - 302; Fungi - 150; Plants - 49; Viruses - 2; Other Eukaryotes - 199 (source: NCBI BLink).), with translation MASSNTTTGVDNTFRKKFDVEEFKERAREREKKESDRSKSRSKGPPVQRAPLKHRDYHVDLESRLGKTQVVTPVAPLSQQAGYFCRVCDCVVKDSANYLDHINGKKHQRALGMSMRVERSSLEQVQERFEVLKKRKAPGTFTEQDLDERIRKQQEEEEELKRQRREKKKEKKKGKVVEEEPEMDPEVAEMMGFGGFGSSKKS, from the exons ATGGCTTCGAGCAACACG ACTACTGGGGTTGATAATACGTTTAGAAAGAAGTTTGATGTGGAAGAGTTTAAGGAGCGTGCTCGTGAACGCGAAAAGAAG GAATCGGATCGGTCTAAATCTCGGT CCAAAGGTCCTCCTGTGCAAAGAGCCCCTTTGAAGCATAGAGATTATCATGTAGACCTAGAATCTCGTCTGGGCAAGACACAG GTCGTTACACCGGTAGCGCCTCTAAGTCAGCAG GCTGGTTATTTCTGTCGCGTTTGTGATTGTGTTGTTAAAGATTCGGCAAACTACTTGGATCACATAAATGGGAAAAAAC ATCAAAGGGCATTGGGGATGTCTATGCGGGTGGAGAGATCGTCACTTGaacaa GTCCAAGAGCGGTTCGAGGTTTTAAAGAAGCGGAAAGCGCCAGGAACTTTCACAGAACAAG ATCTGGACGAACGCATCCGAAAAcagcaagaagaagaggaagaactaAAAAGGCAGCgtagagagaaaaagaaagagaagaag AAAGGGAAGGTGGTGGAAGAAGAGCCTGAGATGGATCCTGAGGTTGCAGAGATGATGGGATTTGGGGGCTTTGGatcttcaaaaaaatcatga
- the TRM6 gene encoding serine-rich adhesin for platelets-like protein (unknown protein; FUNCTIONS IN: molecular_function unknown; INVOLVED IN: biological_process unknown; LOCATED IN: membrane; EXPRESSED IN: 17 plant structures; EXPRESSED DURING: 10 growth stages; BEST Arabidopsis thaliana protein match is: unknown protein (TAIR:AT5G26910.1); Has 2317 Blast hits to 1467 proteins in 247 species: Archae - 4; Bacteria - 750; Metazoa - 557; Fungi - 182; Plants - 180; Viruses - 0; Other Eukaryotes - 644 (source: NCBI BLink).) — MVEMEAVERKRSRGGFLNMFDWPGKSRKKLFSSSSSSSKLSEGSKQEKQNAQNPSKSWPSLIEGDEIGKNSTYNPRSDSSCSTSTPTSDDGQGSKAPSVVARLMGLESIPVPNALEPRRNPDFDPYFLRSSRKASTWDAYENLGYVNLRSDYDGISWDHLDSRMNKECNRPIDRFQTETLPPRSAKPIPVTHNRLLSPIRSPGFVQSRNPASVMEEASRMIEPSPRVVAKTRFSSSDSSSSLPMKIRDLKEKLEASQKGQSPQISNGTCNNKCFRGKQDEKRTTLPLKTQERNNLLGESRFGGSKGKVKPPSVSAHAKANTIHKRDSSMLSNGYRDQKKKVETKNRIVKSGLKESSASTRKTVDKPNNQKQNQFAETSVSNQRGRKVMKKVNKVLVENGTTTKKPGFTATSAKKSTSSSLSRKKNLSRSKKPANGVQEAGVNSDKRIKKGEKVIKCNITVDGGLKTGDDDRKKDMDVISFTFSSPIKGLSSDSQYFLKKNDQDAESALCFNKIDSDSLNFLLEKKLRELTSKMESSCSSLTQEEESSGSITKDWVNGTRSLPSDDQDNGLSESESDSDYSSSFYKKKIFQAEDDEEVNSFSTAENLQISCSTSFSSSRNDYHHNIEETELSESVALSEAEEGHDWELEYITEIIASGQLMIKEFSLGMATDILPLSLFDETEGKRDARGKIERKTLFDLVNQWLTLKCEQMFMGTCKGVLGKQDIFLERREILADQVLKEAQGLKKMREMMMDELVDNDMSSCEGKWLDYMRETYEEGIEIEEEIVSELVDDLINDLIMCC; from the exons AAGGATCAAagcaagagaaacaaaatgcTCAAAACCCCTCAAAGTCATGGCCCTCTCTG ATTGAGGGAGATGAGATTGGAAAGAATTCAACTTACAATCCCAGAAGTGACTCGAGTTGTTCAACATCCACTCCCACTAGTGATGATGGACAAGGTTCCAAAGCTCCAAGTGTTGTTGCGAGGCTCATGGGTTTAGAGTCTATACCTGTACCAAATGCCTTGGAGCCCCGGCGTAATCCTGATTTTGATCCATACTTCCTCAGATCCTCACGCAAGGCAAGCACATGGGATGCATATGAGAATTTGGGTTATGTAAATCTCCGCAGTGACTATGATGGTATTTCTTGGGACCATTTGGATTCAAGAATGAACAAGGAGTGTAACCGGCCTATCGACCGCTTTCAAACCGAAACGTTACCTCCAAGGTCGGCTAAACCAATCCCTGTCACCCACAATAGGCTCTTGTCTCCTATCCGGAGTCCTGGGTTTGTTCAGTCCAGGAACCCTGCTTCTGTAATGGAAGAAGCTTCGAGAATGATTGAACCAAGTCCTCGGGTAGTTGCTAAAACACGGTTTTCATCATCTGATTCCTCTTCATCACTTCCAATGAAAATCAgagatttgaaagagaaactAGAAGCTTCACAGAAAGGACAAAGCCCTCAAATCTCAAATGGCACTTGCAATAATAAGTGCTTCAGAGGAAAGCAAGATGAAAAGAGAACTACATTACCACTCAAGACACAAGAGCGAAATAATTTATTGGGAGAAAGCAGGTTTGGTGGTTCGAAGGGTAAAGTGAAGCCGCCCTCTGTATCTGCACATGCAAAGGCCAATACTATTCACAAGCGAGACAGTTCAATGCTCTCAAATGGCTACAGagaccaaaagaagaaggtggaaaCTAAGAACCGCATAGTAAAAAGTGGTCTTAAAGAATCTTCTGCTAGCACTAGGAAAACCGTTGATAAGCCAAATAACCAGAAACAGAACCAATTTGCTGAAACGTCTGTTTCAAATCAGAGAGGCAGAaaagtgatgaagaaagtaaacaaagtTTTGGTGGAAAACGGAACTACAACTAAGAAGCCTGGTTTTACAGCAACATCAGCGAAAAAGAgcacttcttcatctttgtccCGCAAAAAGAATCTTTCCCGCAGCAAAAAACCGGCAAATGGGGTGCAAGAAGCTGGAGTTAACAGTGATAAACGGATCAAAAAGGGTGAGAAGGTGATAAAATGTAACATCACCGTCGATGGCGGGTTGAAGACAGGGGACGATGATCGAAAGAAGGACATGGATGTGATTTCGTTCACTTTCTCATCCCCGATCAAAGGTTTATCATCAGATTCGcaatactttttaaaaaagaatgatcAAGATGCAGAGTCAGCACTTTGTTTCAATAAGATAGATAGTGATTCTCTAAATTTTCTGTTGGAGAAAAAGCTCAGAGAACTAACCTCTAAGATGGAGTCATCTTGCAGTAGTCTGACCCAAGAAGAAGAGTCTTCGGGTTCCATTACAAAGGATTGGGTGAATGGGACAAGATCATTGCCGTCAGATGATCAGGATAACGGTTTATCAGAAAGCGAATCTGATTCTGACTATAGTAGTTCAttctacaaaaagaaaatattccaG gcagaagatgatgaggaagtTAACAGTTTCAGCACTGCCGAAAATCTCCAAATCTCCTGCAGCACGAGTTTCTCAAGTTCACGCAATGATTATCACCATAACATTGAAGAAACCGAACTCTCAGAATCTGTTGCTTTATCAGAAGCTGAAGAAGGTCATGACTGGGAGCTCGAGTACATAACGGAGATCATTGCCTCTGGCCAACTGATGATTAAAGAATTCTCCTTGGGGATGGCTACTGATATATTACCTCTGAGCTTATTCGATGAAACCGAAGGCAAGAGAGATGCTCGGGGAAAGATCGAGAGAAAAACACTGTTTGACTTGGTGAATCAGTGGTTAACACTCAAATGCGAGCAGATGTTCATGGGAACCTGCAAAGGAGTGTTGGGGAAACAAGACATTTTTCTTGAAAGGAGAGAGATTTTGGCAGACCAAGTGTTGAAAGAGGCTCAgggattgaagaagatgagagagatgatgatggatgAGCTAGTTGACAATGACATGAGTAGTTGTGAAGGGAAATGGCTTGATTACATGAGAGAGACTTACGAAGAAGGAattgagattgaagaagagattgtgTCCGAATTAGTTGATGACTTAATTAATGATCTTATCATGTGTTGTTGA
- the TRM6 gene encoding serine-rich adhesin for platelets-like protein → MKIVHFLFQRTSLFIDFGFLFNRLKLLSSLFVSEGSKQEKQNAQNPSKSWPSLIEGDEIGKNSTYNPRSDSSCSTSTPTSDDGQGSKAPSVVARLMGLESIPVPNALEPRRNPDFDPYFLRSSRKASTWDAYENLGYVNLRSDYDGISWDHLDSRMNKECNRPIDRFQTETLPPRSAKPIPVTHNRLLSPIRSPGFVQSRNPASVMEEASRMIEPSPRVVAKTRFSSSDSSSSLPMKIRDLKEKLEASQKGQSPQISNGTCNNKCFRGKQDEKRTTLPLKTQERNNLLGESRFGGSKGKVKPPSVSAHAKANTIHKRDSSMLSNGYRDQKKKVETKNRIVKSGLKESSASTRKTVDKPNNQKQNQFAETSVSNQRGRKVMKKVNKVLVENGTTTKKPGFTATSAKKSTSSSLSRKKNLSRSKKPANGVQEAGVNSDKRIKKGEKVIKCNITVDGGLKTGDDDRKKDMDVISFTFSSPIKGLSSDSQYFLKKNDQDAESALCFNKIDSDSLNFLLEKKLRELTSKMESSCSSLTQEEESSGSITKDWVNGTRSLPSDDQDNGLSESESDSDYSSSFYKKKIFQAEDDEEVNSFSTAENLQISCSTSFSSSRNDYHHNIEETELSESVALSEAEEGHDWELEYITEIIASGQLMIKEFSLGMATDILPLSLFDETEGKRDARGKIERKTLFDLVNQWLTLKCEQMFMGTCKGVLGKQDIFLERREILADQVLKEAQGLKKMREMMMDELVDNDMSSCEGKWLDYMRETYEEGIEIEEEIVSELVDDLINDLIMCC, encoded by the exons ATGAAGATAGTCCACTTCTTGTTTCAAAGAACTTCACTTTTTATCGACTTTGGGTTCTTGTTCAATAGACTCAAACTCttgtcttctttgtttgtatCAGAAGGATCAAagcaagagaaacaaaatgcTCAAAACCCCTCAAAGTCATGGCCCTCTCTG ATTGAGGGAGATGAGATTGGAAAGAATTCAACTTACAATCCCAGAAGTGACTCGAGTTGTTCAACATCCACTCCCACTAGTGATGATGGACAAGGTTCCAAAGCTCCAAGTGTTGTTGCGAGGCTCATGGGTTTAGAGTCTATACCTGTACCAAATGCCTTGGAGCCCCGGCGTAATCCTGATTTTGATCCATACTTCCTCAGATCCTCACGCAAGGCAAGCACATGGGATGCATATGAGAATTTGGGTTATGTAAATCTCCGCAGTGACTATGATGGTATTTCTTGGGACCATTTGGATTCAAGAATGAACAAGGAGTGTAACCGGCCTATCGACCGCTTTCAAACCGAAACGTTACCTCCAAGGTCGGCTAAACCAATCCCTGTCACCCACAATAGGCTCTTGTCTCCTATCCGGAGTCCTGGGTTTGTTCAGTCCAGGAACCCTGCTTCTGTAATGGAAGAAGCTTCGAGAATGATTGAACCAAGTCCTCGGGTAGTTGCTAAAACACGGTTTTCATCATCTGATTCCTCTTCATCACTTCCAATGAAAATCAgagatttgaaagagaaactAGAAGCTTCACAGAAAGGACAAAGCCCTCAAATCTCAAATGGCACTTGCAATAATAAGTGCTTCAGAGGAAAGCAAGATGAAAAGAGAACTACATTACCACTCAAGACACAAGAGCGAAATAATTTATTGGGAGAAAGCAGGTTTGGTGGTTCGAAGGGTAAAGTGAAGCCGCCCTCTGTATCTGCACATGCAAAGGCCAATACTATTCACAAGCGAGACAGTTCAATGCTCTCAAATGGCTACAGagaccaaaagaagaaggtggaaaCTAAGAACCGCATAGTAAAAAGTGGTCTTAAAGAATCTTCTGCTAGCACTAGGAAAACCGTTGATAAGCCAAATAACCAGAAACAGAACCAATTTGCTGAAACGTCTGTTTCAAATCAGAGAGGCAGAaaagtgatgaagaaagtaaacaaagtTTTGGTGGAAAACGGAACTACAACTAAGAAGCCTGGTTTTACAGCAACATCAGCGAAAAAGAgcacttcttcatctttgtccCGCAAAAAGAATCTTTCCCGCAGCAAAAAACCGGCAAATGGGGTGCAAGAAGCTGGAGTTAACAGTGATAAACGGATCAAAAAGGGTGAGAAGGTGATAAAATGTAACATCACCGTCGATGGCGGGTTGAAGACAGGGGACGATGATCGAAAGAAGGACATGGATGTGATTTCGTTCACTTTCTCATCCCCGATCAAAGGTTTATCATCAGATTCGcaatactttttaaaaaagaatgatcAAGATGCAGAGTCAGCACTTTGTTTCAATAAGATAGATAGTGATTCTCTAAATTTTCTGTTGGAGAAAAAGCTCAGAGAACTAACCTCTAAGATGGAGTCATCTTGCAGTAGTCTGACCCAAGAAGAAGAGTCTTCGGGTTCCATTACAAAGGATTGGGTGAATGGGACAAGATCATTGCCGTCAGATGATCAGGATAACGGTTTATCAGAAAGCGAATCTGATTCTGACTATAGTAGTTCAttctacaaaaagaaaatattccaG gcagaagatgatgaggaagtTAACAGTTTCAGCACTGCCGAAAATCTCCAAATCTCCTGCAGCACGAGTTTCTCAAGTTCACGCAATGATTATCACCATAACATTGAAGAAACCGAACTCTCAGAATCTGTTGCTTTATCAGAAGCTGAAGAAGGTCATGACTGGGAGCTCGAGTACATAACGGAGATCATTGCCTCTGGCCAACTGATGATTAAAGAATTCTCCTTGGGGATGGCTACTGATATATTACCTCTGAGCTTATTCGATGAAACCGAAGGCAAGAGAGATGCTCGGGGAAAGATCGAGAGAAAAACACTGTTTGACTTGGTGAATCAGTGGTTAACACTCAAATGCGAGCAGATGTTCATGGGAACCTGCAAAGGAGTGTTGGGGAAACAAGACATTTTTCTTGAAAGGAGAGAGATTTTGGCAGACCAAGTGTTGAAAGAGGCTCAgggattgaagaagatgagagagatgatgatggatgAGCTAGTTGACAATGACATGAGTAGTTGTGAAGGGAAATGGCTTGATTACATGAGAGAGACTTACGAAGAAGGAattgagattgaagaagagattgtgTCCGAATTAGTTGATGACTTAATTAATGATCTTATCATGTGTTGTTGA
- a CDS encoding C2H2 and C2HC zinc fingers superfamily protein (C2H2 and C2HC zinc fingers superfamily protein; FUNCTIONS IN: zinc ion binding, nucleic acid binding; INVOLVED IN: biological_process unknown; EXPRESSED IN: 24 plant structures; EXPRESSED DURING: 15 growth stages; CONTAINS InterPro DOMAIN/s: Zinc finger, U1-type (InterPro:IPR003604), Zinc finger, double-stranded RNA binding (InterPro:IPR022755).), whose translation MASSNTTTGVDNTFRKKFDVEEFKERAREREKKESDRSKSRSKGPPVQRAPLKHRDYHVDLESRLGKTQVVTPVAPLSQQAGYFCRVCDCVVKDSANYLDHINGKKHQRALGMSMRVERSSLEQVQERFEVLKKRKAPGTFTEQEREGGGRRA comes from the exons ATGGCTTCGAGCAACACG ACTACTGGGGTTGATAATACGTTTAGAAAGAAGTTTGATGTGGAAGAGTTTAAGGAGCGTGCTCGTGAACGCGAAAAGAAG GAATCGGATCGGTCTAAATCTCGGT CCAAAGGTCCTCCTGTGCAAAGAGCCCCTTTGAAGCATAGAGATTATCATGTAGACCTAGAATCTCGTCTGGGCAAGACACAG GTCGTTACACCGGTAGCGCCTCTAAGTCAGCAG GCTGGTTATTTCTGTCGCGTTTGTGATTGTGTTGTTAAAGATTCGGCAAACTACTTGGATCACATAAATGGGAAAAAAC ATCAAAGGGCATTGGGGATGTCTATGCGGGTGGAGAGATCGTCACTTGaacaa GTCCAAGAGCGGTTCGAGGTTTTAAAGAAGCGGAAAGCGCCAGGAACTTTCACAGAACAAG AAAGGGAAGGTGGTGGAAGAAGAGCCTGA